One window of the Streptomyces sp. TS71-3 genome contains the following:
- a CDS encoding YafY family protein, with amino-acid sequence MDATSARHGRPARAARPQNAIDQTRRMLSLVTYLRERPGARVSDVARAFGITEDELIADLDVLPMCGTSFRGGDLLDIDTDGDRIWWRNPGALAAEAAEPLRLAADEATALLVAARAVATLPGLREGDRRALLRATAKLETAAGEAAGASARVSVTFESEGGVFADVDRAISERRRLWIRYYSPARDEVTEREIDPIRLVSVGHTYVEAWCRRSEARRTFRLDRVAEIKVLDEPSEPPEVELRDLSEGLVQPAAEDPEVVVEVGPGGRWVAEYYPHDSAEELPEGGLRITLRTPDPASLRRLALRLGRDGRIVAPRELAESAQQAATAALAAYDDPAGDPAATGGPGASKTAALVPEAARESAAAPPDPAPAAPGAPGPRTSPHDRQEQKL; translated from the coding sequence ATGGACGCCACATCCGCGCGCCACGGCAGGCCGGCGCGCGCCGCCCGGCCGCAGAACGCCATCGACCAGACCCGCCGGATGCTCTCCCTGGTGACCTACCTCCGCGAGCGTCCGGGCGCCCGCGTCAGCGACGTGGCCCGCGCCTTCGGCATCACCGAGGACGAGCTGATCGCCGACCTCGACGTCCTGCCCATGTGCGGCACCAGCTTCCGCGGCGGCGACCTGCTCGACATCGACACCGACGGTGACCGCATCTGGTGGCGCAACCCCGGAGCGCTGGCCGCCGAGGCCGCCGAACCGCTGCGCCTCGCCGCCGACGAGGCCACCGCCCTGCTGGTCGCCGCACGCGCCGTCGCCACCCTCCCGGGACTCCGGGAGGGCGACCGGCGGGCCCTGCTGCGGGCCACCGCCAAGCTGGAGACGGCCGCCGGGGAGGCGGCGGGCGCCAGCGCCCGGGTCTCGGTCACCTTCGAGTCCGAGGGCGGCGTCTTCGCCGACGTCGACCGCGCCATCTCCGAGCGCCGCAGGCTCTGGATCCGCTACTACTCCCCGGCACGCGACGAGGTCACCGAGCGTGAGATCGACCCGATACGGCTGGTGAGCGTCGGGCACACCTACGTGGAGGCCTGGTGCCGCCGCTCGGAGGCGCGCCGCACCTTCCGGCTCGACCGGGTCGCGGAGATCAAGGTCCTCGACGAGCCCTCCGAGCCGCCCGAGGTCGAGCTGCGCGACCTCTCCGAGGGCCTGGTGCAGCCCGCCGCCGAGGACCCCGAGGTGGTCGTCGAGGTCGGCCCCGGCGGCCGCTGGGTCGCCGAGTACTACCCCCACGACAGCGCCGAGGAACTGCCCGAGGGCGGCCTGCGGATCACGCTGCGCACCCCCGACCCGGCCTCGCTGCGCAGGCTCGCCCTGCGGCTCGGCCGCGACGGCCGGATCGTCGCGCCGCGTGAGCTCGCCGAGAGCGCCCAGCAGGCGGCGACAGCGGCCCTCGCCGCCTACGACGACCCGGCGGGCGACCCGGCGGCGACAGGCGGTCCTGGGGCGTCCAAGACCGCGGCACTCGTTCCGGAGGCGGCGCGGGAGAGCGCCGCGGCGCCCCCCGACCCGGCGCCGGCCGCACCGGGCGCCCCCGGTCCCCGTACGTCCCCCCACGACAGGCAGGAGCAGAAGCTTTGA
- a CDS encoding FKBP-type peptidyl-prolyl cis-trans isomerase, with product MRRRLAALLIVPALALTACGGGDSGKKQASPSPSQSAQAANLKPVETAAPMPKVSGDKGKKAGITIPKGSPSGKFVVHSLKDGDGPVVKADDLVVSHYTVKVWQGGKDLGSSYDQGAAPQVIPAGKKTIIAAFSQAVMGQKVGGRVLVVAPPDAGFGQKGNQQLGVKGTDTLVLVLDIDKIIPRTAQGKQAPIPSNLPQIKADKPEPAVISVPKKNPPNDLVDQVLIQGKGPEVKSGQTVYMQYSGAAWKPNEGKAQAKLFDSSYNVGTPFSTVIGQKQVIEGWDKGLVGKKVGSRVLLVIPPELAYKNQAQGADLPANSTLVFVVDILDAM from the coding sequence GTGCGACGCCGACTTGCCGCCTTGCTCATCGTGCCGGCCCTGGCACTGACCGCCTGTGGAGGTGGCGACTCGGGCAAGAAACAGGCGTCCCCCTCCCCGAGCCAGTCAGCGCAGGCGGCGAACCTCAAGCCGGTGGAGACCGCCGCGCCCATGCCGAAGGTCAGCGGCGACAAGGGCAAGAAGGCCGGTATCACCATCCCCAAGGGGTCCCCGAGCGGGAAGTTCGTCGTGCACTCCCTCAAGGACGGCGACGGCCCGGTGGTGAAGGCGGACGACCTGGTCGTCTCGCACTACACCGTCAAGGTGTGGCAGGGCGGCAAGGACCTGGGCAGCTCCTACGACCAGGGCGCCGCGCCGCAGGTCATCCCGGCCGGGAAGAAGACCATCATCGCTGCCTTCTCGCAGGCCGTGATGGGCCAGAAGGTCGGCGGCCGGGTGCTGGTCGTCGCCCCGCCCGACGCCGGCTTCGGCCAGAAGGGCAACCAGCAGCTGGGCGTGAAGGGCACCGACACCCTCGTGCTGGTCCTGGACATCGACAAGATCATCCCGAGGACGGCGCAGGGCAAGCAGGCCCCGATCCCGTCCAACCTGCCGCAGATCAAGGCCGACAAGCCCGAGCCCGCCGTGATCTCCGTGCCGAAGAAGAACCCGCCGAACGACCTCGTCGACCAGGTGCTGATCCAGGGCAAGGGGCCCGAGGTCAAGAGCGGCCAGACGGTGTACATGCAGTACAGCGGTGCCGCGTGGAAGCCGAACGAGGGCAAGGCCCAGGCCAAGCTCTTCGACTCCTCGTACAACGTGGGCACGCCGTTCTCGACGGTGATCGGCCAGAAGCAGGTCATCGAGGGCTGGGACAAGGGCCTGGTCGGCAAGAAGGTCGGCAGCCGGGTGCTGCTCGTGATCCCGCCGGAGCTGGCCTACAAGAACCAGGCCCAGGGCGCGGACCTGCCGGCGAACTCGACCCTCGTCTTCGTGGTGGACATCCTCGACGCGATGTGA
- a CDS encoding YafY family protein — translation MAIAKAERLMNLALCLLGTRRPLSKRELRDSIEAYVEAAAASRGTSAAGGSGSDDSFNRMFERDKEDLRELGLVIDTVENIDGEVGYLARRDSNRLPPISLDAEEAAALGLAAKVWQQARLAGAASGALQKLRAAGLPEDVDPYETHSALEPRIPAREAAFEPLMLACRDRRAVTFDYRKATAVHPEQRVVEPWALECWRGHWYLAGWDRERSAERVFRLSRITGRVRSRGGSFTVDVPDVVTVRETVAAWAGEGAERRARIRLRAGAGYPLRAKADSVRELGGGWDELEIPYGHGLEAWLVEFGPDVVVLDPAELRADVVDRLRAVAKG, via the coding sequence ATGGCGATTGCCAAGGCCGAGCGGCTGATGAACCTGGCGCTGTGCCTGCTCGGCACCCGGCGCCCCCTCAGCAAGCGCGAACTGCGTGACTCCATCGAGGCCTACGTGGAAGCCGCGGCGGCGTCCCGGGGCACGTCGGCGGCGGGCGGCTCCGGTTCCGACGACTCCTTCAACCGCATGTTCGAGCGGGACAAGGAGGACCTGCGCGAACTCGGGCTGGTCATCGACACCGTGGAGAACATCGACGGCGAGGTCGGCTACCTCGCCCGCCGCGACAGCAACCGCCTGCCGCCCATCTCCCTGGACGCCGAGGAGGCCGCCGCCCTCGGCCTCGCCGCCAAGGTGTGGCAGCAGGCCCGGCTCGCGGGAGCGGCCAGCGGCGCCCTGCAGAAGCTGCGCGCCGCCGGCCTGCCGGAGGACGTCGACCCGTACGAGACCCACTCAGCCCTGGAGCCCCGCATCCCCGCCCGCGAGGCCGCGTTCGAGCCGCTGATGCTGGCGTGCAGGGACCGCAGGGCCGTCACCTTCGACTACCGCAAGGCCACCGCCGTCCACCCCGAGCAGCGGGTCGTGGAGCCCTGGGCGCTGGAGTGCTGGCGCGGCCACTGGTACCTCGCCGGATGGGACCGCGAGCGCAGCGCCGAGCGGGTCTTCCGGCTCTCCAGGATCACCGGCCGGGTCAGGAGCCGCGGCGGATCGTTCACCGTCGACGTGCCCGACGTCGTCACCGTCCGTGAGACCGTCGCCGCGTGGGCCGGCGAGGGCGCCGAGCGCCGGGCCCGCATCAGGCTCCGCGCCGGCGCCGGCTACCCGCTGCGCGCCAAGGCCGACTCGGTGCGGGAACTCGGAGGCGGGTGGGACGAGTTGGAGATTCCGTACGGGCACGGCCTGGAGGCATGGCTGGTCGAGTTCGGCCCCGACGTGGTCGTGCTCGACCCCGCCGAGCTGCGGGCCGACGTGGTGGACCGGCTACGCGCCGTGGCCAAGGGCTGA
- a CDS encoding FKBP-type peptidyl-prolyl cis-trans isomerase, with product MNIEKPEVDFPGGEPPADLEIKDIWEGDGPVAKAGDTVSVHYVGVSFSTGEEFDASWNRGTPLQFQLGVGQVIAGWDQGVQGMKVGGRRQLTIPSHLAYGERGAGGGRIAPGETLIFVCDLVAV from the coding sequence GTGAACATCGAGAAGCCCGAGGTCGACTTCCCCGGCGGAGAGCCCCCGGCGGACCTGGAGATCAAGGACATCTGGGAGGGGGACGGCCCGGTCGCCAAGGCGGGCGACACCGTTTCCGTCCACTATGTGGGCGTGTCCTTCTCGACCGGCGAGGAGTTCGACGCCAGCTGGAACCGCGGTACGCCGCTCCAGTTCCAGCTCGGCGTCGGCCAGGTGATCGCCGGATGGGACCAGGGAGTGCAGGGCATGAAGGTGGGCGGCCGGCGCCAGCTCACCATCCCGTCCCACCTTGCCTACGGCGAGCGTGGCGCGGGCGGCGGCAGGATCGCCCCCGGCGAGACGCTGATCTTCGTCTGCGACCTGGTGGCCGTCTGA
- the tatC gene encoding twin-arginine translocase subunit TatC: MLRSARKQERDPEGRMPLSDHLRELRNRLAKAVLAIILVTIVAAFFYKDIVEFFTNPILDAVGCHSSFDDLAHKESGTCARIVLNGLLTPFTLALKVSLMVGVIVGSPVWLYQLWAFVAPGLHRHEKKYARAFVGTGVPLFLGGAFFAYKTLPTMATVLLGFSPGGLDNLLPLDELIDLITRMVVIFGLSFELPLLLVMLNLTGVLTGRRMLGWWRAMIMGITVFAAVATPSTDPLTMLALAGPIWVLYFAATVFSILNDRRKARLEEAGPGDDEASDLDLTPDSVDDAEPVSASRALPEQASGDQDRINGYDDVT; encoded by the coding sequence TTGCTCAGGTCTGCCCGCAAGCAGGAGAGGGATCCCGAGGGCCGGATGCCGCTCTCGGATCATCTGCGCGAGCTGCGCAACAGGCTCGCCAAGGCCGTCCTGGCGATCATTCTGGTCACGATCGTCGCCGCCTTCTTCTACAAGGACATCGTCGAGTTCTTCACGAACCCGATCCTGGACGCCGTGGGGTGCCACTCCAGCTTTGACGACCTGGCCCACAAGGAGAGCGGCACCTGCGCCCGCATCGTCCTGAACGGCCTGCTGACGCCGTTCACCCTGGCGCTCAAGGTCTCCCTGATGGTCGGCGTCATCGTGGGCTCCCCCGTCTGGCTCTACCAGCTCTGGGCCTTCGTCGCCCCCGGCCTCCACAGGCACGAGAAGAAGTACGCCCGCGCCTTCGTCGGCACCGGCGTTCCGCTCTTCCTCGGCGGGGCGTTCTTCGCCTACAAGACGCTGCCGACGATGGCGACGGTGCTGCTCGGCTTCTCGCCCGGCGGCCTGGACAACCTCCTCCCGCTCGACGAGCTGATCGACCTGATCACCCGCATGGTGGTGATCTTCGGCCTCTCCTTCGAGCTGCCGCTGCTGCTGGTGATGCTCAACCTCACCGGCGTGCTCACCGGCCGGCGGATGCTCGGCTGGTGGCGGGCGATGATCATGGGGATCACCGTCTTCGCCGCCGTCGCCACGCCCAGCACCGACCCCCTCACGATGCTGGCGCTGGCCGGCCCGATCTGGGTGCTGTACTTCGCCGCCACCGTCTTCTCGATCCTCAACGACCGCCGCAAGGCGCGCCTCGAAGAGGCCGGACCCGGCGACGACGAGGCGTCCGACCTCGACCTCACCCCCGACTCCGTCGACGACGCGGAGCCCGTCTCCGCCAGCCGCGCCCTGCCCGAGCAGGCCTCCGGCGACCAGGACCGGATCAACGGTTATGACGACGTGACCTGA
- the tatA gene encoding Sec-independent protein translocase subunit TatA, with product MFGRLGAPEIILILVVIVLLFGAKKLPDMARSLGKSARILKSEAKAMKSEGSSQTAPADPPASDPSQRTIQAAPGDVSSSRPVSEPTDTTQR from the coding sequence ATGTTCGGAAGGCTCGGCGCCCCCGAGATCATTCTCATCCTCGTCGTCATCGTCCTGCTGTTCGGTGCGAAGAAGCTTCCGGACATGGCCCGTTCCCTCGGCAAGTCCGCGCGGATCCTCAAGAGCGAGGCCAAGGCGATGAAGTCGGAAGGGTCGTCCCAGACCGCCCCCGCCGACCCGCCGGCCTCCGACCCCTCGCAGCGCACGATCCAGGCCGCCCCGGGCGACGTCAGCAGTTCCCGTCCGGTCTCCGAGCCGACGGACACCACGCAGCGCTGA
- a CDS encoding diacylglycerol kinase — MTSDISLFVNPAAGRGRGAHAAQPAASALRAAGFSVRTILGRDPEDALHRARDAVRDGTGALIAVGGDGMVGLALQAVAGTGTPLGVVAVGTGNDFARCLGLPVRDPAAGGRLAADALKGSHMRDVDLGRAAGRWFGTVLASGFDSRVNDRGNRMRWPAGRLKYDLAMLAELAAFRPVPYRITLDDGTPLHTEATLVAVGNGPSYGGGMKICPAADPGDGLLDVTVVGDCGRATLLKVFPRVYTGSHVHHPKVTVHRAAKVELAAPATTGYADGEPLGPLPLTVECVPAAVRVLVR; from the coding sequence GTGACCAGCGACATCAGCCTTTTCGTCAACCCGGCCGCGGGCCGCGGCCGGGGCGCTCACGCAGCGCAGCCGGCCGCTTCCGCTCTGCGCGCGGCCGGCTTCTCGGTGCGCACCATCCTCGGCCGCGACCCCGAGGACGCCCTGCACAGGGCCCGCGACGCCGTCCGGGACGGCACGGGGGCGCTCATCGCGGTCGGCGGCGACGGCATGGTCGGCCTCGCCCTTCAGGCCGTCGCGGGCACTGGCACCCCGCTCGGCGTGGTCGCCGTCGGCACCGGCAACGACTTCGCCCGCTGCCTCGGCCTTCCCGTGCGGGACCCTGCGGCGGGCGGGCGGCTCGCCGCCGACGCGCTCAAGGGCTCCCACATGCGCGACGTGGACCTCGGCCGGGCCGCCGGACGCTGGTTCGGCACCGTCCTCGCCTCCGGCTTCGACTCCCGCGTCAACGACCGCGGCAACCGGATGCGCTGGCCCGCCGGCCGCCTCAAGTACGACCTGGCCATGCTCGCCGAACTCGCCGCCTTCCGCCCCGTGCCGTACCGCATCACCCTCGACGACGGCACCCCCCTGCACACCGAGGCGACCCTGGTGGCCGTCGGCAACGGTCCCTCGTACGGGGGAGGCATGAAGATCTGCCCCGCGGCCGACCCCGGCGACGGGCTCCTCGACGTCACCGTCGTCGGCGACTGCGGCCGCGCCACCCTCCTCAAGGTGTTTCCGCGGGTCTACACCGGCAGCCACGTGCACCACCCCAAGGTCACCGTGCACCGCGCCGCGAAGGTGGAACTGGCCGCACCCGCCACCACCGGATACGCCGACGGGGAGCCGCTCGGCCCGCTGCCGCTGACCGTCGAGTGCGTGCCCGCGGCCGTCCGCGTGCTGGTCCGCTGA